In one Bradyrhizobium sp. 4 genomic region, the following are encoded:
- a CDS encoding ABC transporter substrate-binding protein has translation MSNIDRRTLVKGSLAVMMAGAAFSRAALAQSSEPILLGVSGPLTGPNAQYGTQWKQGFDLALDEIQAAGGINGRKLAYSFEDSQSDPRQSVAIAQKFVSDPRIVMELGDFSSPASMAASPIYQRGGLVQFGFTNSHPDFTKGGDFMWSTSVSQADEQPLLAAYAVKRLGLKKLAVLHLNTDWGRTSRDYFVKAAKEHGAEIAVTEGYIAEERDFRSTLVRVRDANPDGLILISYYSDGALIARQARQVGLKQVICAASSVYSPKFLELGGDAVEDVHVGTRYFPEDPRPEVQTFIAGFKKKYNGVEPDAFNAYAYDAMNMAAAVVRIGGADRRAIRDAFTKVKDVSSVIFGKATFDVESRRVKGAMNAELVVRKGQFALWDGKPT, from the coding sequence ATGAGCAACATCGATCGTCGTACCCTGGTCAAGGGCTCGCTTGCCGTCATGATGGCGGGAGCAGCCTTCTCGCGCGCCGCGCTTGCGCAATCGTCCGAGCCGATTTTGCTGGGCGTCAGCGGTCCGCTGACCGGGCCGAACGCGCAATATGGCACGCAGTGGAAGCAGGGCTTTGATCTCGCGCTCGACGAGATTCAGGCGGCGGGCGGCATCAACGGCCGCAAGCTCGCCTACAGCTTCGAGGACAGCCAGAGCGACCCGCGCCAGTCGGTGGCGATCGCCCAGAAGTTCGTCTCCGATCCCAGGATCGTCATGGAGCTCGGCGACTTCTCCAGTCCCGCCTCGATGGCGGCCTCGCCAATCTATCAGCGCGGCGGGTTGGTGCAGTTCGGCTTCACCAATTCGCATCCCGATTTCACCAAGGGCGGCGACTTCATGTGGAGCACCTCGGTCAGTCAGGCCGACGAGCAGCCGCTGCTGGCGGCCTATGCCGTCAAACGTCTCGGCCTGAAGAAGCTCGCCGTGCTGCACCTCAACACCGATTGGGGCCGTACCAGCCGTGACTATTTCGTCAAGGCCGCGAAAGAGCACGGCGCCGAAATCGCCGTCACCGAAGGCTACATCGCGGAGGAGCGCGACTTCCGCTCCACGCTGGTGCGGGTCCGCGACGCCAATCCGGACGGGTTGATCCTGATCTCCTATTATTCCGACGGTGCGCTGATCGCGCGCCAGGCGCGCCAGGTCGGGCTGAAGCAGGTGATCTGCGCCGCTAGCTCGGTCTACTCGCCGAAATTCCTGGAGCTCGGCGGCGATGCAGTCGAGGACGTCCATGTCGGAACGCGCTACTTCCCGGAAGACCCGCGCCCCGAGGTGCAGACGTTCATCGCGGGCTTCAAGAAGAAGTACAACGGGGTGGAGCCCGACGCGTTCAACGCCTACGCCTATGACGCGATGAACATGGCGGCCGCCGTCGTGAGGATCGGCGGCGCCGACCGGCGCGCGATCCGCGACGCCTTCACGAAAGTGAAGGACGTCTCGAGCGTGATCTTCGGCAAGGCGACGTTCGACGTCGAGAGCCGGCGCGTCAAGGGCGCCATGAACGCCGAGCTCGTCGTGCGCAAGGGCCAGTTCGCCCTCTGGGACGGCAAGCCGACCTGA
- a CDS encoding alkylhydroperoxidase domain protein, with translation MSAANNVNPPAVFTQDELGWVSWIDPLPETELTERHFAGLVDRSRSKSEYFRLLVRDPEVLEARTKTDKDIFYNVADGLPRAERELAAAATSRYNGCIYCASVHARVASTYSKRRDDVQRLLDEGVGADLGERWNAVVKASVALAATPIAFGPDNIDELRRAGLDDAEIVDVINGASFFNWANRLMLSLGEPSK, from the coding sequence ATGAGCGCTGCAAACAATGTCAATCCGCCCGCCGTTTTCACCCAGGATGAACTGGGCTGGGTGTCGTGGATCGATCCGCTGCCTGAGACTGAGCTGACCGAGCGGCATTTCGCCGGCCTCGTCGATCGCTCTCGTTCCAAGTCCGAATATTTTCGACTGCTGGTGCGCGATCCCGAGGTGCTGGAAGCCCGCACCAAGACCGACAAGGACATCTTCTACAACGTTGCCGACGGCCTGCCGCGCGCCGAGCGCGAGCTCGCAGCGGCAGCGACTTCGCGCTATAACGGCTGCATCTACTGCGCCTCCGTACATGCGCGTGTCGCCAGCACTTATTCCAAGCGCCGCGACGATGTGCAGCGGCTGCTCGACGAGGGCGTTGGCGCCGATCTCGGCGAGCGCTGGAATGCAGTCGTCAAGGCCTCGGTGGCGCTGGCCGCAACGCCGATCGCGTTCGGCCCCGACAATATTGATGAGCTGCGCCGCGCCGGTCTCGACGATGCGGAGATCGTCGACGTCATCAACGGCGCGTCGTTCTTCAACTGGGCTAACCGGCTGATGCTGTCGCTCGGCGAGCCCTCGAAATAG
- a CDS encoding CMD domain protein codes for MATKDIIDTLARIEPGSALDGIRAKRVQARDNAQKSYLSLFEPIDASDFSLVERAAVAFFVIGLHREPTVAAFYRAKLAATADGARLVEAVDVEIARGETSGPYGAFPAGPLSVENKPGLIYRVSAERKPGLGDRLVAAFEHAHLLVFRPRDAAAADMRALLAAGWSNTGIVTFSQLVAFLSFQVRVVTGLRVLGASLGRAANAAAGA; via the coding sequence ATGGCTACGAAAGATATCATCGACACGCTCGCCAGGATCGAACCGGGTTCGGCTCTGGACGGCATTCGCGCCAAGCGCGTGCAGGCGCGCGACAATGCGCAGAAGAGCTATCTCTCTCTGTTCGAGCCGATTGACGCCAGTGACTTCTCGCTCGTCGAGCGTGCCGCAGTCGCGTTCTTCGTGATCGGCCTTCACCGCGAGCCGACTGTAGCTGCCTTCTATCGCGCGAAGTTAGCTGCGACCGCCGATGGCGCGCGCCTGGTCGAAGCGGTCGATGTCGAAATCGCGCGGGGCGAGACCTCGGGCCCCTACGGCGCCTTTCCGGCCGGACCGCTTTCGGTGGAAAACAAGCCCGGCCTGATCTACCGCGTCAGCGCGGAGCGCAAGCCCGGTCTCGGGGATCGGCTCGTTGCGGCGTTCGAGCATGCGCATCTGCTGGTGTTCCGCCCGCGCGATGCGGCCGCGGCCGACATGAGGGCGTTGCTCGCCGCTGGCTGGTCGAACACCGGCATCGTCACGTTCTCTCAGCTCGTTGCGTTCCTGTCGTTCCAGGTGCGCGTTGTCACCGGACTGCGCGTGCTGGGTGCCTCGCTCGGGCGCGCCGCGAACGCCGCGGCCGGCGCGTAA
- a CDS encoding putative FMN-dependent luciferase-like monooxygenase yields the protein MKRLANLKRLGFFTRLLDEAPAADRYRFAAEQIVRAEKAGLDSAWIAQHHFHEREGGLPSPFTFLGYVAAQTSRIRLGTGIVTLPLENAVRVAEDAAVLDLLCNGRFELGVGTGGNPSAFAAFGLDSAQRNEIFARNLEVVRTALVGKPLDGGDTLYPQRPQLDNRIWQATFSVAGGARAGKAGDGLLLSRTQPRTKEAPKATLAEIQNPVIDAYLEALPPGREPRIMASRTIFVADDRTEAMRLADIGLRRALPQFLKGGHAKPGETLEEMIAAFDTHVGAADDVIASLRADATLERVTDLVFQAHSVDAPHPHILRSIELVAEKVAPALGWARTAPDVALAG from the coding sequence ATGAAACGCTTAGCAAACCTGAAACGCCTGGGGTTTTTCACGCGGCTTCTCGACGAGGCCCCGGCGGCTGACCGATATCGCTTCGCGGCCGAGCAGATCGTGCGCGCCGAGAAGGCGGGCCTCGATTCCGCGTGGATCGCGCAGCACCATTTCCACGAGCGCGAGGGCGGTCTGCCGTCGCCCTTTACTTTCCTCGGTTACGTCGCTGCCCAAACCTCGCGCATCCGGCTCGGTACTGGCATCGTCACCTTGCCGCTGGAGAATGCGGTGAGGGTGGCGGAAGACGCCGCGGTGCTCGATCTGCTCTGCAACGGTCGCTTCGAGCTCGGTGTTGGCACCGGCGGCAATCCCTCGGCCTTTGCCGCGTTCGGCCTCGACAGCGCCCAGCGCAACGAGATCTTTGCGCGCAATCTCGAGGTCGTCCGCACCGCGCTGGTGGGCAAGCCGCTCGACGGTGGTGACACGCTCTATCCACAGCGGCCGCAACTGGACAACCGGATCTGGCAGGCGACGTTCTCTGTGGCGGGCGGCGCGCGTGCCGGCAAGGCGGGTGATGGCCTGTTGCTGTCGCGCACCCAGCCCCGGACCAAGGAGGCGCCGAAGGCAACGCTGGCCGAGATTCAGAATCCGGTGATCGATGCCTATCTCGAAGCGCTACCGCCGGGACGCGAGCCCCGCATCATGGCTTCGCGCACCATCTTCGTCGCCGACGACCGGACCGAGGCGATGCGCCTTGCCGATATCGGCCTGCGGCGCGCTCTGCCGCAATTCCTCAAGGGCGGCCACGCCAAGCCGGGCGAGACGCTGGAGGAGATGATCGCGGCGTTCGACACCCATGTCGGCGCGGCCGACGACGTCATCGCCTCGCTGCGCGCCGACGCCACCCTGGAGCGGGTGACCGATCTCGTCTTCCAGGCACATTCGGTCGATGCCCCGCATCCCCATATCCTGCGCTCGATCGAGCTGGTCGCGGAGAAGGTCGCGCCGGCGCTGGGCTGGGCGCGGACGGCGCCCGACGTGGCGCTGGCGGGTTAG
- a CDS encoding MetQ/NlpA family ABC transporter substrate-binding protein has product METKMSFRLPLILATVLAAWSAAASGETIKIGVTPGPHAQIFEAVKPIAAKQGLDIQLIEFSDYVVPNAALDAGEIQANSFQNQPYLDNQKADRGYKIEAAGLTVNFPIGVYSKKHKAFADIPEGGKVSIPNDPTNGGRVLLLLRDKGAIKLKDGTGFKPTVLDITENPKKLKFIEVDAAQAPRALDDVDAAAINTNYATQAGLDPVKDPILREDPKGPYVNLIAVRTVDKDKPWVKILVDSYHTAEVKEFVLTKFKGAVLPSW; this is encoded by the coding sequence ATGGAGACCAAGATGTCGTTTCGCCTCCCCCTGATCCTTGCGACCGTGCTCGCTGCCTGGTCGGCCGCCGCTTCAGGCGAGACCATCAAGATCGGCGTGACGCCGGGGCCGCACGCCCAGATCTTCGAGGCCGTGAAGCCGATCGCCGCCAAGCAGGGTCTCGACATCCAGCTCATCGAATTCTCCGATTACGTCGTGCCGAACGCCGCGCTCGATGCCGGCGAGATCCAGGCCAATTCGTTCCAGAACCAGCCTTATCTGGACAACCAGAAGGCCGACCGTGGCTACAAGATCGAAGCCGCCGGCCTGACCGTGAATTTTCCGATCGGCGTCTATTCCAAGAAGCACAAGGCCTTCGCCGACATCCCCGAGGGCGGCAAGGTCTCGATCCCGAACGATCCGACCAATGGCGGCCGCGTGCTGCTGTTGCTGCGCGACAAGGGCGCGATCAAGCTGAAGGACGGCACGGGCTTCAAGCCGACGGTGCTTGATATCACCGAGAATCCCAAGAAGCTGAAGTTCATCGAAGTCGACGCAGCGCAGGCGCCGCGCGCGCTCGACGATGTCGACGCCGCGGCGATCAACACCAATTATGCAACCCAGGCGGGCCTCGATCCCGTCAAGGATCCGATCCTGCGCGAGGACCCGAAGGGTCCGTACGTCAATCTCATTGCCGTTCGCACGGTCGACAAGGACAAGCCCTGGGTCAAGATCCTGGTGGACAGCTACCACACCGCAGAGGTCAAGGAGTTCGTCCTGACCAAGTTCAAGGGCGCGGTACTGCCGAGCTGGTAG
- a CDS encoding peptide ABC transporter substrate-binding protein has product MNENEIRKSIAEVKQGKLSRRSFMQTMAAIGIAAPVASQILVWNDVAMADATLPYKPTKAGGGGPLKILLWQAPTLLNPHFALGTKDQIASRVFFEPLAGWDKEGNLVPCLAAEAPSKQNGGLSPDGLSVTWKLKQGVRWHDGKPFTADDVVFTWQYASDLATAAYTTGSYKDITVEKIDDYTVKVLFKAPTPFWADPFVGSVGPILPKHHFGDYVGAKSREAPGNLKPVGTGPYKFVEFKPGDLIRAERNPDYHVKNQPHFDTLEIKGGGDAVSAARAVLQTGEYDYAWNMQVEEEVLKRMEASGKGKLDVTPSGNVEFIILNTTDPWTEVDGERSSPKTKHPTLSDPAVRRAINLLIDRDSIQKFIYGRGGIATASFVNAPKQFKSPKLKYEFDVNKANKILDEAGWAKGADGLREKDGKKLKFVFQTSTNAPRQKTQAIIKQACQKAGIEIEIKAVTASVFFSSDVGNPDTYSKFYADMEMYNTTQPQPDPERFLNQCVSWEISNKDNKWLGRNVSRWSDPEADKAYKAAQNELDPIKRAALLIKVDETFCEANVFLPLLSRNIVNAGVNNLMVDMSGWDVTTWNLASWYRS; this is encoded by the coding sequence ATGAACGAGAACGAAATCCGCAAGTCCATCGCTGAGGTGAAGCAGGGCAAGCTGTCGCGACGCTCGTTCATGCAGACGATGGCTGCGATCGGGATCGCAGCGCCGGTCGCCAGCCAGATCCTGGTCTGGAACGACGTGGCGATGGCGGACGCCACGCTGCCTTACAAGCCGACCAAGGCCGGCGGCGGCGGCCCGCTCAAGATCCTGCTCTGGCAGGCCCCGACGCTGCTCAATCCGCATTTCGCGCTCGGCACCAAGGACCAGATCGCCTCGCGCGTCTTCTTCGAGCCCCTCGCCGGCTGGGACAAGGAGGGCAACCTCGTCCCCTGCCTCGCGGCCGAGGCCCCATCCAAGCAGAACGGCGGCCTTTCGCCGGACGGCCTGAGCGTGACCTGGAAACTGAAGCAGGGCGTGAGATGGCATGACGGCAAGCCCTTCACCGCCGACGACGTCGTTTTCACCTGGCAATACGCCTCGGATCTCGCCACGGCGGCGTACACCACGGGTTCTTACAAGGACATCACGGTCGAGAAGATCGACGACTACACCGTCAAGGTGCTCTTCAAGGCCCCGACGCCGTTCTGGGCCGATCCCTTCGTCGGCTCGGTCGGTCCGATCCTGCCGAAACATCATTTCGGCGACTATGTCGGCGCGAAGTCGCGCGAAGCGCCCGGTAATCTGAAGCCGGTCGGCACCGGTCCCTACAAATTCGTCGAGTTCAAGCCCGGTGACCTGATCCGGGCAGAACGCAATCCCGACTATCACGTCAAGAACCAGCCGCATTTCGATACGCTCGAAATCAAGGGCGGCGGCGATGCGGTGTCCGCGGCGCGCGCCGTGCTGCAGACCGGCGAATACGATTATGCCTGGAACATGCAGGTGGAGGAGGAGGTCCTCAAGCGCATGGAGGCCAGCGGCAAGGGCAAGCTCGACGTCACGCCCTCCGGCAACGTCGAGTTCATCATCCTCAACACGACGGACCCGTGGACCGAGGTGGACGGCGAGCGCTCCAGCCCCAAGACCAAGCACCCGACGCTGTCCGATCCTGCCGTTCGCCGCGCGATCAACCTGCTGATCGACCGCGACTCGATCCAGAAGTTCATTTACGGGCGCGGCGGCATCGCCACCGCGAGCTTCGTCAACGCACCCAAACAGTTCAAGTCGCCCAAGCTGAAATACGAGTTCGACGTCAACAAGGCCAACAAGATCCTCGATGAAGCCGGATGGGCCAAGGGCGCGGACGGCCTCCGTGAGAAGGACGGCAAGAAGCTCAAATTCGTTTTTCAGACCTCGACCAATGCGCCGCGTCAGAAGACGCAGGCCATCATCAAGCAGGCCTGCCAGAAGGCCGGCATCGAGATCGAGATCAAGGCGGTCACGGCATCGGTGTTCTTCTCATCCGACGTCGGCAATCCCGACACCTACTCGAAGTTCTATGCCGACATGGAGATGTACAACACCACGCAACCGCAGCCCGACCCGGAGCGCTTCCTGAACCAGTGCGTCTCTTGGGAAATTTCCAACAAGGACAACAAATGGCTCGGCCGCAACGTCTCGCGCTGGTCCGATCCCGAGGCCGACAAGGCCTACAAGGCTGCACAGAACGAGCTCGATCCCATCAAGCGCGCCGCGTTGCTGATCAAGGTCGACGAAACTTTTTGCGAGGCCAACGTGTTCCTGCCGCTTCTATCCCGCAACATCGTCAACGCAGGGGTCAACAACCTCATGGTCGACATGTCGGGATGGGACGTCACGACTTGGAATCTGGCGAGCTGGTACCGCAGCTGA